CAGCTCCATCTGCTTGGCTACGATGGCACTCGTCTTTTCCAGCGCCGTCCGGCTATTCGCATCGAGATCCGCCCACGTGCGCGACACCGGTTGGGTCTGCAAGGAGTCCGGCATTAGCTGGCCATCCTGCCCGATCATCGCCGCCATCATCAGCGTGACGGTCTTCAGGTGCGTATCGACCAGCGCCTGCCGAAGTCGATAGCCAATGTCGATGCAGGCATCGAGATGCACTGCGTCACTCAGGCCCCACCCAATCTGATTGGCACGGCAGGCATCGGGAGTTCTGTAGAAGGTGAACATCGAGATCACATACTGTCCCTTGTCTTGAAAGACCGGGTAGTTTTGCTTCAACCACTCCGGACTGGAGACATCTGGAATGTACATCTCGACGTCGGCGTCAGAGGCCACGAGCAGGGGAGTGGTCCACTGCTGCGTCTCATCCAGAACCTGAAGTGGTTTGCCGAGCGGCCCTCTTTGCAGAATCTGCTGAGCTAGACCCGTTGCCGACAAGATGAGCATGAGGAACAGTAGTGCGGTGTACTTGATGCTTCGTTGCATCGTCGTTGAGCCCTACCTTCAGTAAATATCTTCTGCGCATTTCAGTAGAGGCTGCAACTTTATCTCGCCCATGCGAGGCCGTCCGAACCGCTTCCCGCATGAATCAGCTTCTGCGTCTTCCACCCTGCCAGATCAATCGCCGCAACTTCTCCACTTGTATTACAGGATACATACGCAGTCTTGCCGTCAGGATGAATAAGAATCTCCTGCGGCGCGCTGGGCACCTCGATGTGGCGCACCACCTGCATGTTGCGAAGGTCCACCACTGCAACCTGGTTCATCGAAGGAACCGTCACCAGCAGCCAGCGGCCATCGGGCGTCGCCGCGGTTCCAAAGCCCAGTCCCGGCAGCGTGACCCGCATCTTCACCTGCTTCGTCGCGGTGTCAATCACGGCCAGTTGCGGCTTCGTCTGGTCCGCGGTAAACACCAGCTTGTCATCGGCTGAGATGGAAACTCTTTGAACCACGAGCGACACCGGAATCACGGCAATGGTCTTTCTCCCAACTAGATCGAGCATGGAGACGCTACCCGCGCCGACGTTCGCGGTGTAGCCTCGGCGGCCATCGTGCGAGATCGCCAGCATGTGCGACTCTTTCTGCCCTGTCGGCACCGCGCCTACGATCTTGCGGGTCTTCGGATCAATCACGGTTACCGTGTTATCGAGTTCTGTCGTCACGTAGAGCAGCCCACTTACCGGCGACAGAACCGGCTGATGCGGTCGGACTGCATGACCAAAATCAATGTGGCCGACGATCTTCCGCGATGGCAGATCGATGAGCAGCATCTCATGCCCGTCGATACCTGGATGACCCACGCCGGTGCTGCCGTATATCGGCACAAAGGCCGTGCGCCCATCGGCGGAGACAGCAGCCTCGTGCCCATGAACTCCAGGTGTTGCCTCAGCTACAGTAGCAAGCTGTTTCCCGGCTAGAGGATCAACGAGGCTGACACTGCTATCTCCTTGATTGACCACTACCAAGGTTTGGGCTACGAGGTACGAAGAGGCAAACATTGAAGCTAGACCGAGCAGCAGAAGGCGTGAGATGGCGTGAGTTCGCATGGCCGAGGATTATAGTCCGGCCAAAGATAGCGAGTCCACGCGGGCTGCTTACTCGTAGCGCAATGCCTCAGCGGGAAGCACCTTAGCCGCCGAGGCGCTGGGGTAGAGCGTCGCAATCAGACTTACTCCAAGCGAGACCGCAGCCACAAGCAGAGCATCTGTAAAGCGCGGAGCGAAGGGGAGGTAGTCAATCGAGTAGACCGAGGCATCGAGCCGGATGAACTGGTAGTGGCCACCGGCCCAGCTCGCACCGAATCCGATCGCCATGCCGAGCACGGTCCCGATGACAGAGATGAGTAAGCCTTGCAGCAGAAAGACGCGGCGAATCTGCGAGGCAGTTACTCCAAAGCTCATCAGAACAGCGATGTCGCGGGTCTTCTCCATCACCATCATCGTGAGTGCGATAAGAATGTTGAGCGCGGCGACGCAGACGATCAGAGCGAGAACGATAAAGGTGACAATCTGCTCGAGCTGGAGTGCGCGGAATAGCTCGCGGTTCTGCTGCATCCAGTTGGTGGTCTGGAAGCCCTGTCCGGCTGCGGCTTCGATGTCACGGCCCACGACATCGGCATGGTACAGGTTGTCGACGCGGAAGCTGATGACGGAGATAAGGTCCGGCTCAGAGAAGAGTCGTTGCGCATCGAAGAGCCGCGTGAAGGCGTAGCTTGAGTCGTACTGGTAGAAGCCGGAGGAGAAGATTCCGGCTACCTGGAAACGCTGATAGCGGGGAACGAGACCGAGCGGAGTCAACTCGCCCTGCGGGCTGGTGACGAGGACGGTATCGCCAACGCCAGCACCAATAGTCTCGGCCAGATCTTTGCCGATGACGATAGGAGGAATCCCCGGAGTAACACAGCCAGCGGGCGCAGAGTCGCAGGGGCCTGGGTTCAGCGACTCCGCCGAGCCTTGTTTGATGGCTTGCAGAAGGTCGCTGACGTGGCGCTCCTGATCGGGAACGATGCCTTTGATGAGTCCGCCGCCGCTGCGTGCTCCCCGGGAGATGAGCACTTGTCCGTAGAGCCCAGGCGCGGCCGAAGTAACGTGGGGCAGGGCAGAGAGCCGCGCAAGTAGAGGCCGCCAGTCGTGGATGCCGTCGCCCGCGATGCGCATAAGATCGACGTGCGCCGTAGACCCGAGCAGCCGCTCTTGCAGGTCGCGGCGCATCCCGTTGGTGATGGCAAGCGCGATGATGAGCGAAGCGACCCCGGCAGCGACGCCGACGACCGAGATAGCCGTAATGACGCCGACGACAGCCTGACGCCGCTTGGCGCGCAGGTAACGCGCGGCGATGAAGAGTTCAAAACGCATACGGGTTTAGGGTACTAGGTTTTAAGCAATGACGAAGCACGGGCGAGTTCACCGTGCTCCGTCTTATAGCTTCACGCCTTACTTATTCACCTTGACGATGAGGTAAGTAAACTGCGTGCCCGTCGGCATCAGAAACTGGTGCGGCACACCGGGAGCCACATGGATCACGCTACCGGGGACAACATGTACCTTCGTTCCACCCTTGATCGAGCTTCCCTGCAGCTCGTCCGGCCCCGTCGAGACCGGCTCCTGGATCTCGCCGCCGGAGAGAAAGTCCGCCTCACCGCTCTGCACCACGAGAATATCCGACTGGGCCTTATGCACCTCTACCCGCCCGTTGCCGTTGCGGTGTCCGATGTACATCAGGTGATTGCCGTAGAGCTCTT
This is a stretch of genomic DNA from Granulicella sp. WH15. It encodes these proteins:
- a CDS encoding FtsX-like permease family protein, with the protein product MRFELFIAARYLRAKRRQAVVGVITAISVVGVAAGVASLIIALAITNGMRRDLQERLLGSTAHVDLMRIAGDGIHDWRPLLARLSALPHVTSAAPGLYGQVLISRGARSGGGLIKGIVPDQERHVSDLLQAIKQGSAESLNPGPCDSAPAGCVTPGIPPIVIGKDLAETIGAGVGDTVLVTSPQGELTPLGLVPRYQRFQVAGIFSSGFYQYDSSYAFTRLFDAQRLFSEPDLISVISFRVDNLYHADVVGRDIEAAAGQGFQTTNWMQQNRELFRALQLEQIVTFIVLALIVCVAALNILIALTMMVMEKTRDIAVLMSFGVTASQIRRVFLLQGLLISVIGTVLGMAIGFGASWAGGHYQFIRLDASVYSIDYLPFAPRFTDALLVAAVSLGVSLIATLYPSASAAKVLPAEALRYE
- a CDS encoding cytochrome D1 domain-containing protein — encoded protein: MRTHAISRLLLLGLASMFASSYLVAQTLVVVNQGDSSVSLVDPLAGKQLATVAEATPGVHGHEAAVSADGRTAFVPIYGSTGVGHPGIDGHEMLLIDLPSRKIVGHIDFGHAVRPHQPVLSPVSGLLYVTTELDNTVTVIDPKTRKIVGAVPTGQKESHMLAISHDGRRGYTANVGAGSVSMLDLVGRKTIAVIPVSLVVQRVSISADDKLVFTADQTKPQLAVIDTATKQVKMRVTLPGLGFGTAATPDGRWLLVTVPSMNQVAVVDLRNMQVVRHIEVPSAPQEILIHPDGKTAYVSCNTSGEVAAIDLAGWKTQKLIHAGSGSDGLAWAR